Proteins encoded within one genomic window of Humulus lupulus chromosome 1, drHumLupu1.1, whole genome shotgun sequence:
- the LOC133817472 gene encoding uncharacterized protein LOC133817472 produces the protein MLLWTINDFPAYGNLAGCATKGKYGCPICGENSNVVWLKHSKKMSFCNHIRFIPQHHPYRKKKYTTPRARERAPQCPTILTGVEVAEQLSEFTNDFGKGRNRGRGLEFDKGWKKKSIFLGSLIGRSWLFVTTWMLCMLKKNIYESILNSLLDCKGKSKDHYNSRLDLTEMGIMSHLNPYEEEGITRLPAAAYTLSKSDKKLFCKRLFDLKLPYGYSYKISNCVDMEKHKLTELKYQDCHVIMQQLLAIAIRGLMEEGCRETILRLCRFFHELCQRVVDKEEIIKLELESAEIVYKLEEYFRPSFFDTMIHLHNDNQDSTEIEENPLSAGECFELDQGDIAVAHRYVLFNSDIVVPFLNIHMDELKEMHKNLKDNQTLLWNRHSEGFPLWFYDKISKSNKVDDILAQLAEGPSCSVISYKGYMINEIWFHKRGVEKTTQNSSAYLESHGSGQLNDIEEYFGVIKDTLFLDYFTFKVPLFWCDWENIQNGVKKLDFYTLVNFNIGQNQSIRDPYVLASQVKKAFYARENESSNWYIALKDSNRGCLGLE, from the exons ATGCTGTtatggaccataaatgattttccagcttatggaaacttAGCTGGATGTGCGACTAAAGGGAAGTATGGTTGTCCTATATGTGGAGAGAactcaaatgttgtttggttgaagcatagTAAGAAGATGTCCTTTTGCAATCATATTCGATTTATTCCACAACATCACCCATATcgaaagaagaaatatacaactcctagggcaagggaaagagcacCACAATGTCCAACTATATTAACAGGTGTTGAAGTAGCTGAGCAGTTAAGTGAATTCACTAATGATTTTGGCAAGGGTAGAAATAGGGGTCGTGGTTTAGAGTTTGATAAAGGATGGAagaaaaagtcaatttttttagGCTCCCTTATTGGGAGATCTTGGTTGTTTGTCACAACttggatgttatgcatgttgaaaaaaaatatttatgaaagCATTCTTAACTCATTGTTGGATTgcaaaggaaaatctaaagatcaTTACAACTCGAGGTTAGATTTGACAGAGATGGGCATTATGAGTCATCTCAACCCATATGAAGAAGAAGGAATTACTCGTCTTCCTGCTGCAGCTTACACTTTGTCAAAATCAGATAAGAAGTTGTTTTGTAAGAGActatttgacttgaaattgccTTATGGATATAGTTATAAGATTAGCAACTGTGTAGATATGGAGAAACATAAGCTAACAGAACTTAAATATCAGGACTGTCATGTGATTATGCAACAATTGTTAGCTATTGCTATAAGGGGTTTAATGGAGGAAGGTTGTAGAGAGACAATCCTTAGACTTTGTAGGTTTTTCCATGAATTGTGTCAAcgtgtggttgataaggaggaGATTATAAAATTGGAATTAGAATCTGCTGAAATTGTCTACAAACTAGAAGAATATTTCCGACCTTCTTTCTTTGACACAATGATTCACTTG CATaatgataatcaagatagtactgaaattgaagaaaatccactatcagCTGGAGAATGCTTTGAACTTGACCAAGGGGATATAGCAGTAGCCCACCGATATGTGTTATTCAACTCAGATATTGTAGTACCGTTTCTCAATATCCATATGGATGAGCTAAAAGAAATGCACAAAAACTTGAAGGATaatcaaactttgttgtggaatcgacattctGAAGGGTTCCCCTTATGGTTTTATGATAAG atttCTAAATCTAACAAAGTAGATGACATCTTAGCTCAATTAGCTGAAGGCCCAAGTTGTAGTGTCATTTCCTATAAAGGTTACATGATTAATGAAATTTGGTTTCATAAAAGAGGTGTTGAAAAAACTACTCAAAACAGTAGTGCATACTTGGAATCACATGGCAGTGGGCAGTTGAATGATATAGAAGAGTATTTTGGAGTTATCAAGGATACACTATTTCTTGATTATTTTACTTTTAAGGTGCCTTTATTTTGGTGCGATTgggaaaatattcaaaatggtgtTAAGAAGTTGGATTTCTATacacttgtaaattttaatatagggCAAAATCAGTCTATTAGGGATCCATATGTATTAGCATCTCAAGTTAAAAAGGCATTTTATGCAAGAGAGAATGAGTCATCtaattggtatatagctttaaaggattcaaatagagggtgtttGGGGCTAGAATGA